The genomic DNA CAATCTAATGCCCTCCTTCCTTTATCCTCCAAAGTAATTCAGGAATAATCGGCAAATGATTGACAGATACATTAAGGGCTGCAGACAGGCTGTTTCCGAGAGCAGCCGGCATACCTATCAAACCGTGCTCCCCCACTCCCCGGGCTCCATAAGGGGCATCTATTTGAGGTGTTTCAATAAAATCAACGACATATTCAGGATGTTCTCCGTACCTTAATGGTCGATAAGTTCTAAATTGCGGGTTAAGAACCCTGCCAAGAATGTCAAAAATGAATGTTTCACGACCTGCAAAAGATAACCCCATACTCATAGCCCCCATTACTTGGCCAATGGCGGCCTTTCGGTTAAGAACTTTCCCAATATCAATGACCGATACGGCTTTTATGATCTTGTAGCGATATTCTCTTGTGTCTAATTCAATTTCTACACCTTGGGCACCGACGGTCCATTCCGGTCCTGGTTTTCCGGCGCCTGTTTCTTTATCTAAAAAAGTCATTTGCCTTAAAATATAATTCCCTCGACCAATAATTTGGCCCCCTATCGAATTTCCATTCGGATAGGTATATCCATATGCAATATCTTTCACGTCTATGTTTATAGTAGGATCATCTCTCAAATAAACTCTGCCATTTCCGACTACTAAATCTTCTTTGGGGGCTCGTAAAATACAAGATGCGATCTCTTTCAATTGATGAATTACGTCATCTGCTGCTTCTAGTAAAGCTCTTCCAGCCATAAATGTTCCTCTGCTGGCGACTGTTTTCCAATGTTCAGGGGTATTTAGCGTATTAACTTCCATTTGAACATGAATTTTATTAATATCCATTTTCAATTTTTCTGCCAGATATTGAGCTAAAATGGTTTTTGTCCCTGTGCCGATCTCCACAACACCCGAGATCAAGTTTATACTTCCATCTGGATTAAATGTTAAAATGACACCAGAACTGGCATTCGGATCAATCGTGGATGTTTTCCAAATACAGCTTATTCCTTTTGCTCTTACTCGATGATTCCCTAACTGAATGACCTGTCCTTCATCCCAGTTGATCAGTTCACGTAATTTCAAAATACATTTTGGTAAATTTCCAACATTGCTGGAGTTAAGGAGAACTTGTGTTGGGGTTGTATTTCCTGGCAGGATGGCATTTTTTAGCCGGAGTTCGAGTGGATCGATTTGTAATTTTTTTGCTAGGATGTCCATCGTTCTTTCAAAAGCAAACAGCACTTCAGAATGGGCAAATCCTCTAAAAGGAGCTGCATACGGGTGGTTAGTATACATACATAAAGAGTCGCACCAAATATTTTCTATATGATAAGGTCCGGTACAGTCTACTGCTCCTGCTCGGCTAAGGTCCACCGATTTGTCTGAATAAGCACCCCCATCAAATAAATATAGCATCTCGGCTGCCTTCAAAACCCCTTCTTTTGTGCATCCCAGCTTAACGGTTGCATCGAGGCCAATGTGTCCGGGAGAAGTAAGAATATCTTCTTCACGGCTGTTTAGTAATTTAACTGGTCTTCCACCAACTGCTCTTGAAGCGATATATGCAAGAATTTCCAATTGAATAGAGGCTTTCCCTCCATACGCGCCACCTACTAAAGGTGTATTTACAACGATTTTACCTGTTTCAATCCCAAAATAATCTCCAATAAGCCTCTTTATCATAAAGGGTGCCTGCGATGATGAAGTGATTTCGACTGTTCCGTTTGCGTGAATTTGAGCAAATGAACATCGTGTTTCAATTGCAGCATGGTCTGAAGGATGGAATGAAAACTTAGCTTCAACGGTAACTTCACTTTCGGCCCATCCTTTTTTCAGATCACCTTTACGAATTTTCGTCCGATTTGCGATATTTGTTCCTGGTTCCGGATAAACACCATCAATTTTTTTGTAATTGCCAAGATTTTCATGTAATAGTGGGGCATTCGGTTTCAATGCCTGTATCGGAGAATTAACAACTGGCAGCGGCTCATATTTTATCTTTATGGCATCTGCACCGCGTTTAGCCAAAAAGGGATTATCTGCGACGACAACGGCAACCACCTCACCATGAAATCGTACTCTATCGACAGCAATCGGCGGGCGGTCACGGATTTCCTCCCCTGTAAGAGGCAAATTTTCCCCAGTAACAATCGCACGAACACCGGGTATTTTTAGAGTTTCAGATCGATCGATTCCTATAATCTTTGCATGTGCATATGGACTAATAACCAATTTCCCATGGAGCATTTCTTTTGAATCATAATCGTTTGTATATTTAGCTGTTCCGGTCACCTTCTCGTGAGATTCTTTACGAAAAACACTTTCCCCAATTATCTTCATGATTTTTCTCACCACTTCTATTCGTTATATTTCTAATAAAAAAGTCCACTCTCTTAATAGCGGCCATAAGAAGTTTGATCATGTATTTTCTCGTTTGTATTGCTTTCACTAAAATTGATTTCACTCATTCCTAATTTATGATTTTGTTTTAAAAAAATGTTTTTGAAAGATGAAAATAATCTTTCCAATCCGGTGCTATTAAGTGAAAAATTCCTGAAAAGAAAATCAAAGAATTTGAGATTAAAAATGGTTATAGAAACCAATTGGCATATGATTATAGTTCCTTTTTCAGAGAATTCAGATAGAAAACATATACAAATCCCCTTCCAAAAGTTTTGTCACATTAATAATTCCGCTATTATTTCTGATGGGTCTTTACAATAAATATGAGAGTGAAAATTTGCTACTTGATTTTGATATTGTTTCAGTTCATTTTCGTCATGGAGAATGGAAAGAATTTGCTGGTGAATTTCATGCTTGTTTAAGTGAAAGACCAAGCCTAAATCCTTTAACTGCTGCAGATTGATTTCTTCTTGGCCTGGCAAAGCATCATAGATAAAAATGGGTTTGCGTTTAAAAAGGCTTTCGCTTATTGTAACTCCTCCTGGCTTTGTTATGATGGCATCCATTTGATCATAAAGTCCGTTCATTTTATCCCTGCATTTAATATACGGAAACGGTATAATATTGCTTTTTTGCATGTCTTTTAGCTTATTGTATAATTTCTTATTTTTCCCGCACAACACGTAAAACTGAATTTGCTGGGGAGGCTTGGCCTCTGCAATTTTTTGGATTAAATCGTCGATTGTACCAACCCCTAAGTTTCCCCCGGAAATTAAAACAGATAAAACAGACGAATTTGCTGGTGCAGGTGTTTGTTTCTGTTTTATTATTTTTGGATGAATCGGAATTCCTGTAATATAAATTCGCTCTTCGCTGATTCCTTTTTTGATTAAGAAATTTTTCATTTGAGGAGAAGGAACAAAATGATAGTCAATCTGCTCTACTCCCCAGAAACGATGTATGAAAAAATCTGTATACACATTGATAACCGGAACACTTAGTTCATTTTTTTCTTTTAAGTAATTTAACATATAAGCGGGTAAAGCATGTGTACAAACAATGAGATCAGGTTGTTTTTCTTCTAAAAGCCTTTTCATAAAAAAAATAAATAATAATTCATACAAGCGATAACGTTTCTTATTTTCTACATTTTTGTAAACTGAAAATTGATAAATGGAATTATATAATCCAGGAAATATATGTATCCAATTGAGATAAAACTTGGAAACAAGTGCTTCAATTTTTCCGTAGCTGTATGAAAGAATATCGACCTTTTCACACTTTATATGCGGGTAAATTCGCATTATTCCATCTATTAATGCATTTGCAGTTTGATGGTGGCCAGATGGGATTTGTAAAAAAGGCAAAAATAATATGGATTTAGCAACCTTTTTCATACAGCACCTCTTTTAAACACTTACGGCGTTTTTCTCTTCCAAACATGAGTGCATGGAATTTGCCCCCATGGGACTTATACCATTTATTGCTTGCAAAAATAACAGTCTTTTTCATGTATAATCTGTGTTATGGAAGGAGTGATTGAATTTGAAGATATTACTTTTTACTGTTTTAGCAATCGTTCTTTATTATTTAATAAGAAAAGCCTATAAAAACACGAAGGATATCGTGATTAATAAAGTGAAAATCAATGAAGAATCAACTAAAGGACATAGTCCGAAATTAAATATTCTTCAACTTTCTGATTTGCATCTTGAAAATATATCCATTTCCCCTGCAGAACTATATGAAAAGCTAAAAGACGAACCGATTGATTTAATTGCACTCACTGGAGATTTCCTCGACCGTAAACGCACCATTCCCAAGCTTGTCCCATATTTAAAAATAATGAACCAACTCAATGCAAAACATGGCATCTATGCCGTTCTTGGCAACCATGACTATATCTTGCAACATCACAACTTACAAACATTAATAGGAACGCTTAAACGTTATAACTGCAAGGTTTTACAAAATGAAAATGATGTGATTTTTGTTCAGGGAAAACCGGTTAATATCATTGGCATCGATGACTTTAGCACAAATCGAAGCAGCCTGGAAGCTTCTTACGCAGGAATTAAACCAGGAACAAACCTAGTATTAACCCATGATCCAAATATTGTCCTTCACATGAAAAAATACCATTTTGATTATTTGCTTGCCGGTCATTTCCATGGTGGGCAAATCTGCTATCCAAAAGCTTATCACCTTGTAAAAATGGGAAAGCTTGCAAGAATGAATATTATAAAAGGTTTCCATATGCTGGATGGGAAACCTTTCTATATTAATGAAGGTCTAGGCCAAACAGGTGTAAATATCCGTATTGGGAGCCGGCCTGAAATTACTCTTCATGAGTTATCATTGGCAGTTGCTGATAATAAAACACTTACAGCAATATAAGGAGAAAGCAGTCTCTAAAGGGTCTGACACCATGTGTATTATCAATATATAGCACATTTATCCAACTTTATGTCCTATATATTGGTTATGGGGTCTGACCCTCAGGTTTTTGAGACGGCCTCTTACTTTTTAAAAAGCGAACATTCCATTTCAATGACGATTGGGTATTTCATTCCTGTACATATTTGATAATTTATTTGTTGACATAAATAAATAATGTGGTTTTTGATACTTAAGAATACGCCAGATAAAAGTATTTTGGCTGGAGAGCATCGCTATTGGCAAAAAAGAGAACCATTTATACCATTTGTAAACGGGATGAGAAATGTCAAAAATTTCAAAACCAAGACGTTCACACCCTTTATTTAACAGGGAAATACCTATAATTCCTTTTATCTCTTGTGAATGGCAATAGTTCCGAATGTAAATTTCTACGCCAGGCAAAGACTTTTGAACATAGCGGTAAATAATTTTTGCTTTTTTTAATTCACTCTTTATGTCTTTTAATTCTTTCAAAAGTCTAGCATTGTGAAGGTGAATTTTGACTAATAAATCATTTCTGTTAATTTGTGTTCCATCAGAAAGAACGATATTTCTTCCTTTATATTTTGTCAGTCTAATCCTCAAAATATTACCTTCAGTTCCTTCACATGGAGGGTATGTAAGGCGAGAGCAGAAAAAGTAAATTGGGTCGATTAAGCTCCAAATCGAAAGAATATAGCCTCTCATGCTTCCTTCTCCTTATTAATTTTCAAAGCTTTCTTGTGAAAAATGAATTTTAACCGGTCTCCTTTTTTGTGATATAAACATTTATACTATAACCACAATTAAATTTTGTTATTTATTGATCCAGAGGTTTTATGAAAACAGCATCTATGGATAAGCATCAGAGCGCAAAAAACATCTTCAGTGCTTTTGATATAGAATTCGCTATTCTGGAGCCAAGTGAGATCACAGTATTCTCTTCATTTTTTAGAGTTCCTCCACTAAGGAAGGAACCCCCAAAGCACAAGTCTCAATACCCATAAAATGGATAACCGTAGCCGCCATAAGGATAACCGTAGCCATAGCCATAAGGATAGCCAAATGGACTATATAAAGCACTACCTAATAACCCACCTAAAACTCCACCAAAGAAAGGTCCCCCGAAGAATGGTCCTCCGAAAAACGGTCTGCCGAAAAACGGCCTTCCGAAGAATGGCCCGCCGAAAAACGGCCTTCCGAAGAATGGTCTGCCAAAAAATGGCCTAAACCCGAAACCGAAAGGACGGCCAAAAATCCTCTCATCCGTTTGGTCACTTGGATTTTGATAAAGCTGCTCAAAATCAATGGGCGCTGTATTAAAATAAATCCCTCCTCTTTTTTATTCAATAAAGCTTATGTTTTTGACTAAAGAAATTCTTGGGTATATGCCTTGTTTAAAAAGATTAAATTTCCTCTAATTCTCTAATTTAGATTTCTTAATTTATCATTTGTGAATTAGTTAGTCCTAACCCTTTTTGTTTTTCGAATCTTTTTAATTTTGGTGCGGTTAAGATGACGATTTATAGTTGATTTGAATATTGTATTAATGAAAATAATGTTCAATTTCCTTACCACCTGAAAGGGTGGTTTTGATTTGAATGAATTTTATACCGACACATTACGAATCCAAACATAGATGCCATCCTCAAATTTCTATCAGGGTCAATTTTATAAGAGAGGACAGATCACATTGCCAATTATTATTACGGGAAAGAATGGTTCTATATATGAAGGGTTTTCGCATCCGATTCTAGGGCTTTGGGGGCAGCCTTGGAATCTAGGATATCCTCATGTTTATCCAAGTTTATATCATCAAGCCCATATTACCTACCCATTTATTCAACCAGATATCTATTTTCATTTTGTACGGAATTTATTTTAAACTTGAGATTCGTTTATTTTCTTAAAATTCCATTGTTAACTCAACACCTGTCCCATTCCTTTTTATTATTTTTTTCATATCTTATTATGCGAGGGATAGAAGTCTTCTCTCAAGAAAACCCAGCTGCATGAGAATCCGCCGCCCATGCAGCGGTCTCACCTCCTCATCGGTAGAAGCGTATGTGAAATGCATACGCTTCTATTTATGATTTTTTATCTAATTATTTTAAAAAAGTTCTAGTTAATAAATGAGTTTTAATTTTTCACAAGATTTTTTATGTAAACAATGCGATAAATTCAGGCAAAAGTGAATTTCTTTAATCTTCGTGGCCTTTGTCCAATCGATTTCTTTTTAGAAACATATTTTATAGTGAGGTTGCTGATAAAGCATTCCTTAATCATTCCAATAGGAGGTGAAATTTTATGTGCTTTGGATCTTGCGGTGCTGGTTACGGTAGTTACGGCGGTGCTAGCTACGGTGGAATTGGCAGTAATTTCGCGTTAATCGTCGTATTGTTTATTCTATTAATTATTGTAGGTTCAACATTCTTCTTTGGTTAAGAAAATCGAATATTTTTTTCAATGAAAAAAACTGATTATTCGATGTAAAAGGAGGTGTCAAACATGAGTGACGGAATTGGACGCGCTTTTGCGTTAGTTGTAGTATTGTTTGTTTTACTCATCATTGTAGGATGTTCTTGTACAGGAATCTATTAAGTTCCAGCAAGGTAAATATGTGAAACTCTCTTGAATCAACAAAGAGGCTGCCTCAAAAGTAAAGGGACAGACCCTAATGAGTCAGCCTCTTTGTAATAAGTTCTTTTTTGTAAAAATGAGTACAGCAAGCAATTTACAAACTTGAATGAAAAAGAGTTCATAAAGTCTATTTTCTGGCACATTACCCTTTTTGAGGAAGGAGGTATAAAATGGGAAATTTAGTTATGAGGCACTATGGACAAGCTGTTGAAGTAAGAGATCGTTTCGGTAGAGTTCATAGAGGAGTAATAGACGGGGTTAACCAAACAAGAGGCATGTTTATCCGCAGCGGCTTTAGGCGAAGAAGATTTATTCCTTTTTTCTTAATCGCTTCCATTTTCCTATTAAGGTCTAGAAGACGTATTTTCTAAAAAATAAAGATTCTTAAATTAAGTTTTTCCCTAGAGAAAAATCTCTTGCAAGCTTGTTCAAAATAGAGGCTGACTCAAATTCAAAGGGTCAGACCCCCTCCATACAATATATAGACAAACAGTAATACAACCAATCTATATTTTGTCATCACTGGTGGGTCAGACCCTTATGAGTCAGCCTCTATTATTTAAACGGATTGAAAAGACTTTGCGGCCTTTATTAATTCTTCAATTCCTTCCAAATCGCCCTGTTCAAATAGTTCGATTATTTTGCTTCCGACAATCACGCCGTCACAGTATTGGCTCATTTCTCTCACATGCTCTGGTGTGGAAATGCCAAATCCAGCAAGAACCGGCTTGTTACTGACACTCTTAACACGTTTTAAATACTCTCCCAACTCATTTTGAAAATCGGAGCGGACTCCGGTGATTCCCGTCACTGTTACAGCATATAAAAATCCTTTGCCCCGCCTTGCAATTTCTTTCATCCGTTCAGGCGGACTTGTTAGTGTAACAAGACGAATTAATTCGATACCTGAATCCTTCAAAATCGGAGCAATTAGATCTTCCTCTTCAATCGGAAGGTCGGGAATAATACAGCCGTCCACGCCTGCTTTTTTAGCGTCTGTAATAAATGCGCCCATTCCATAAGCAAGGACCGGATTTACATACGTCATTATGATCAAAGGAATTGAAACAATCGGTCGAATTTCTGCAAGAACAGATAAAACACCGCGTAAAGTGGTTCCCTCCTTTAAGGCGCGGAATCCGGCACGCTGTATTGTCGGGCCGTCGGCGACAGGGTCTGAAAAAGGAATACCGATTTCAACCGCGGTTGCGCCCGCTTTTTCCAAAAAAACAATTTTTTCTTGCAGTGAATCAAGTCCACCGTCCCCAGCCATTATATATGGTATAAATGCTTTTTCATTTCTTTCTTTTAATATCGCAAATGTTTTTTCAATCCGGTTCATCCTTCCTGCTCCTTTCCCATTCTTTCTTTTACTTGCTGGACATCTTTATCACCACGGCCTGATAAACAAACGACGATCGCTTCCTCTTTCTTCATTTTTGCCGCAAGTTTTAATGCAAATGCCACTGCATGAGCACTCTCGAGAGCCGGTATTATTCCCTCCAAACGGGAAAGCAGCTTAAATGCTTCAAGAGCCTCTTCATCGGTGATTGATTCGTAGCTGACACGTCCTATATCTTTTAAATAGCTATGCTCGGGACCTACGCCGGGATAATCAAGTCCGGCGGAAATCGAATGAGCCTCTAAGATTTGTCCATCTTCATCCTGCAGCAGATACATATAGGCTCCATGCAATACGCCGGGCTTTCCTTTTGTCAGTGATGCCGCATGACGGTCTGTATCAATTCCTAAACCGGCAGCTTCTACTCCGTACAATTTTACTTCATCATCTTCCACAAACGGATAAAACATACCCATCGAATTGCTTCCCCCGCCAATACAAGCAACAACCGCTTCAGGAAGCCTTCCTTCTTTTGCAAAAAATTGCTCCTTTGTTTCCTTCCCAATCACACTTTGAAAATCACGTACAATCATTGGAAACGGATGCGGCCCCATCACAGACCCTAAAATGTAATGTGTGTCATTAACGTTAGCTACCCAGTATCGAAGCGCTTCATTTACTGCATCTTTTAATGTTCCGCTTCCTGACGAAACGCTGATAACTTTGGCTCCAAGCAATTCCATGCGAAACACGTTCAGCTGTTGCCGTCTGATGTCTTCTTCTCCCATAAAAATAACGCATTCCAGATTTAATAATGCACAAACCGTAGCAGTTGCGACTCCATGCTGGCCGGCGCCAGTTTCAGCCACAATTTTTTTCTTTCCCATACGAAGAGCTAGAAGCGCCTGGCCGATTGTATTGTTGATTTTATGGGCTCCTGTATGGTTTAAATCCTCCCGTTTCAAATAAATTTTGGCCCCGTTTCCGTGTCTGGTTAGGTTTTCTGCATAGTATAAAGGTGTTTCCCTGCCAACATATTCCTTTAGTAAATTTTGCAATTGCTGTTGAAAAGCCGGGTCTTTTGCCGCTTTTTTATATTCATCTTCCAATTCAATGACGGCTTGCATCAGCGTTTCCGGCACATACCTGCCGCCGTACAGTCCAAAATGGCCTTTTTGATCGGGTAAAGTGTAGGTTGTCATGATATTCTCACTCCTTTTGCATTTTCAATGAACGCTGCTATTTTTTTTAAATCCTTTTTTCCGTCTGTTTCTACACCGCTGCTTACATCAACCATAAACGGCTGAACAATCCGAATAGCCGTGCAAACATTGTCAGGAGTTAATCCGCCTGCTAATATGATCTTTTTTTCTGATTGAATCCCTTCTGCGATTCGCCAATCAAACTTGATGCCATTTCCCCCGCGGTATTTCCC from Bacillus methanolicus MGA3 includes the following:
- a CDS encoding xanthine dehydrogenase family protein molybdopterin-binding subunit, with translation MKIIGESVFRKESHEKVTGTAKYTNDYDSKEMLHGKLVISPYAHAKIIGIDRSETLKIPGVRAIVTGENLPLTGEEIRDRPPIAVDRVRFHGEVVAVVVADNPFLAKRGADAIKIKYEPLPVVNSPIQALKPNAPLLHENLGNYKKIDGVYPEPGTNIANRTKIRKGDLKKGWAESEVTVEAKFSFHPSDHAAIETRCSFAQIHANGTVEITSSSQAPFMIKRLIGDYFGIETGKIVVNTPLVGGAYGGKASIQLEILAYIASRAVGGRPVKLLNSREEDILTSPGHIGLDATVKLGCTKEGVLKAAEMLYLFDGGAYSDKSVDLSRAGAVDCTGPYHIENIWCDSLCMYTNHPYAAPFRGFAHSEVLFAFERTMDILAKKLQIDPLELRLKNAILPGNTTPTQVLLNSSNVGNLPKCILKLRELINWDEGQVIQLGNHRVRAKGISCIWKTSTIDPNASSGVILTFNPDGSINLISGVVEIGTGTKTILAQYLAEKLKMDINKIHVQMEVNTLNTPEHWKTVASRGTFMAGRALLEAADDVIHQLKEIASCILRAPKEDLVVGNGRVYLRDDPTINIDVKDIAYGYTYPNGNSIGGQIIGRGNYILRQMTFLDKETGAGKPGPEWTVGAQGVEIELDTREYRYKIIKAVSVIDIGKVLNRKAAIGQVMGAMSMGLSFAGRETFIFDILGRVLNPQFRTYRPLRYGEHPEYVVDFIETPQIDAPYGARGVGEHGLIGMPAALGNSLSAALNVSVNHLPIIPELLWRIKEGGH
- a CDS encoding MGDG synthase family glycosyltransferase; the protein is MKKVAKSILFLPFLQIPSGHHQTANALIDGIMRIYPHIKCEKVDILSYSYGKIEALVSKFYLNWIHIFPGLYNSIYQFSVYKNVENKKRYRLYELLFIFFMKRLLEEKQPDLIVCTHALPAYMLNYLKEKNELSVPVINVYTDFFIHRFWGVEQIDYHFVPSPQMKNFLIKKGISEERIYITGIPIHPKIIKQKQTPAPANSSVLSVLISGGNLGVGTIDDLIQKIAEAKPPQQIQFYVLCGKNKKLYNKLKDMQKSNIIPFPYIKCRDKMNGLYDQMDAIITKPGGVTISESLFKRKPIFIYDALPGQEEINLQQLKDLGLVFHLNKHEIHQQILSILHDENELKQYQNQVANFHSHIYCKDPSEIIAELLM
- a CDS encoding metallophosphoesterase is translated as MKILLFTVLAIVLYYLIRKAYKNTKDIVINKVKINEESTKGHSPKLNILQLSDLHLENISISPAELYEKLKDEPIDLIALTGDFLDRKRTIPKLVPYLKIMNQLNAKHGIYAVLGNHDYILQHHNLQTLIGTLKRYNCKVLQNENDVIFVQGKPVNIIGIDDFSTNRSSLEASYAGIKPGTNLVLTHDPNIVLHMKKYHFDYLLAGHFHGGQICYPKAYHLVKMGKLARMNIIKGFHMLDGKPFYINEGLGQTGVNIRIGSRPEITLHELSLAVADNKTLTAI
- a CDS encoding YkoP family protein, whose protein sequence is MRGYILSIWSLIDPIYFFCSRLTYPPCEGTEGNILRIRLTKYKGRNIVLSDGTQINRNDLLVKIHLHNARLLKELKDIKSELKKAKIIYRYVQKSLPGVEIYIRNYCHSQEIKGIIGISLLNKGCERLGFEIFDISHPVYKWYKWFSFLPIAMLSSQNTFIWRILKYQKPHYLFMSTNKLSNMYRNEIPNRH
- a CDS encoding pentapeptide repeat-containing protein; protein product: MFWQTILRKAVFRRAILRKAVFRQTVFRRTILRGTFLWWSFRWVIR
- a CDS encoding YjcZ family sporulation protein; its protein translation is MCFGSCGAGYGSYGGASYGGIGSNFALIVVLFILLIIVGSTFFFG
- a CDS encoding YjcZ family sporulation protein; translation: MSDGIGRAFALVVVLFVLLIIVGCSCTGIY
- the trpA gene encoding tryptophan synthase subunit alpha encodes the protein MNRIEKTFAILKERNEKAFIPYIMAGDGGLDSLQEKIVFLEKAGATAVEIGIPFSDPVADGPTIQRAGFRALKEGTTLRGVLSVLAEIRPIVSIPLIIMTYVNPVLAYGMGAFITDAKKAGVDGCIIPDLPIEEEDLIAPILKDSGIELIRLVTLTSPPERMKEIARRGKGFLYAVTVTGITGVRSDFQNELGEYLKRVKSVSNKPVLAGFGISTPEHVREMSQYCDGVIVGSKIIELFEQGDLEGIEELIKAAKSFQSV
- the trpB gene encoding tryptophan synthase subunit beta, coding for MTTYTLPDQKGHFGLYGGRYVPETLMQAVIELEDEYKKAAKDPAFQQQLQNLLKEYVGRETPLYYAENLTRHGNGAKIYLKREDLNHTGAHKINNTIGQALLALRMGKKKIVAETGAGQHGVATATVCALLNLECVIFMGEEDIRRQQLNVFRMELLGAKVISVSSGSGTLKDAVNEALRYWVANVNDTHYILGSVMGPHPFPMIVRDFQSVIGKETKEQFFAKEGRLPEAVVACIGGGSNSMGMFYPFVEDDEVKLYGVEAAGLGIDTDRHAASLTKGKPGVLHGAYMYLLQDEDGQILEAHSISAGLDYPGVGPEHSYLKDIGRVSYESITDEEALEAFKLLSRLEGIIPALESAHAVAFALKLAAKMKKEEAIVVCLSGRGDKDVQQVKERMGKEQEG